A stretch of Eleutherodactylus coqui strain aEleCoq1 chromosome 2, aEleCoq1.hap1, whole genome shotgun sequence DNA encodes these proteins:
- the TMEM121B gene encoding transmembrane protein 121B, with the protein MTAGEFPHGGPGRLPQGGPACPLRGCYKMLSVVLLLAQGALLDLYLIAGTDLYWCSWIATDLVVVAGWGIFYSKNSRGQNTYQGSLSSTGYGQVHRQKKGHFAYSHLAWLIYAIAFTPKVTLIICTPIVDQIEAGVPLGSTGFRLTVALSVPLLWSLVRSLSADPRGWPHQKASSHFLASCLDLLDSYALLEPMLEGKLPLTPLIRYPLLVVYFVALASPVLWLSELDSAAPAGCCRLFLRFLCSSLVDAPLLAVRCFLMLSPTNQPMSVFMLKNVFFLACRWLEVLELCCLLKSPGPDHADRPPGQFSHCVSENDMGPHAYVNTLAVTSQN; encoded by the coding sequence ATGACAGCTGGGGAGTTTCCACATGGGGGCCCTGGAAGGTTGCCACAAGGGGGCCCAGCCTGTCCTCTACGTGGCTGTTATAAGATGCTGTCCgtggtgctgctgctggcacAGGGGGCCTTGCTGGACCTCTACCTGATTGCCGGCACTGACCTGTACTGGTGCTCCTGGATAGCCACTGACCTGGTTGTGGTTGCAGGATGGGGGATCTTCTACTCCAAGAACAGCAGGGGCCAAAACACCTATCAAGGGTCACTCAGCTCCACCGGATATGGACAAGTTCACCGGCAAAAAAAGGGCCATTTTGCTTATAGCCACTTAGCCTGGCTCATATATGCCATTGCCTTCACTCCAAAGGTGACTCTGATAATCTGCACGCCAATAGTGGATCAGATTGAGGCTGGGGTACCACTGGGCAGCACAGGTTTCAGACTCACTGTGGCCCTCTCAGTCCCGCTCCTGTGGTCTCTGGTGCGCTCGCTCAGTGCTGACCCACGAGGATGGCCACATCAAAAAGCCAGCAGTCACTTCCTTGCCTCCTGCCTGGACCTGCTCGACAGCTATGCCCTCCTGGAGCCCATGCTGGAAGGAAAACTACCACTAACCCCCCTAATCCGTTACCCCCTATTGGTCGTCTACTTTGTGGCTTTGGCGTCCCCTGTCCTCTGGTTGTCAGAATTGGACTCAGCAGCCCCTGCCGGCTGTTGTCGTCTCTTCCTTCGCTTCCTCTGCAGCTCATTGGTGGATGCTCCTCTGTTGGCTGTTCGTTGTTTCTTGATGTTGAGTCCAACCAACCAACCGATGTCAGTATTCATGCTAAAGAATGTCTTCTTCTTGGCCTGCCGCTGGCTGGAGGTCCTGGAGCTCTGTTGCCTCCTCAAATCTCCCGGTCCTGACCATGCGGACCGCCCTCCGGGACAGTTCAGCCACTGCGTGTCTGAAAACGACATGGGACCCCATGCTTATGTCAATACacttgctgtgacatcacagaaCTGA